A single region of the Melospiza georgiana isolate bMelGeo1 chromosome 7, bMelGeo1.pri, whole genome shotgun sequence genome encodes:
- the IFIH1 gene encoding interferon-induced helicase C domain-containing protein 1: MAEGSRDELFLYMIDCFRPRLKQFIQVQPVLDRLPSLSAEDRDRVRAAAEQRGAVAGAEELLQAVERGPRGRGPIREFLQALEYGGCSLAACYANPSLSQLPSPAEEAEHDLCVHLVQLLHGTLVDRMRAGPVAQKCLQMEIFQDEDVERIQTVIDNRGNRDGARELLSRIVQKKAWFSPFLIALRETQHEDLADDLSGNTGENKQSGMEQTTNEETEVTSQPGYVTEENLKQEENVDDSSSSENSLLETSIEKNSVMSESDVSIGDGSVSSLNGNLEQSCTTSDSDEDEVERRASPEPDLTLRDYQMEVAKPALNGENIIICLPTGSGKTRVAVYITKDHLDKKRRASEPGKVIVLVNKVPLVEQHLKREFSPFLKRWYQVIGLSGDSRLKISFPEVVRRNDVIISTAQILENSLLNASKEDEESVHLSDFSLIIIDECHHTQKEGVYNNIMRRYLKEKMKNRKLAKENKPLIPQPQILGLTASPGVGGATSYSKAEEHILKICANLDACRIMTVEEHASQLKNQVKEPSKKTVIADDKKRDPFKERITEIMTEIQNYCQLHPKSEFGTQTYEQWVIREERRAAKEEKRRERVCAEHLKKYNDALQINDTIRMVDAYNHLNNFYKEEKSKKTVRSDDDDDEPAVSKQDETDEFLIGLFHAKKKQLKELTRNPENENEKLTKLRNTLMEEFTKTEEPRGIIFTKTRQSASALFQWIKDNPKFEEVGIKAHYLIGSGHKSETKPMTQNEQREIIDKFRCGNVNLLIATTVAEEGLDIKECNIVIRYGLVTNEIAMVQARGRARADESTYALVVSSGSGAVERENVNIFREKMMYKAIQRVQKMPEEEYLKKIQIFQSQSIVEKQMKVVRDQRKTYKKNPSLIKFLCKNCSKPICSGEDIQVIEDMHHVSVKKDFQSLYHTRENKTLQDKQADYQTNGEIICKDCGQAWGNMMVHRGLDLPCLKIRNFVVVFADKKTTNNIFKKWGDLPIRFPSFDYAAHCPSSDED, from the exons ATGGCAGAGGGCAGCCGGGACGAGCTGTTCCTCTACATGATCGACTGCTTCAGGCCGCGGCTGAAGCAGTTCATCCAGGTGCAGCCCGTGCTGGACCGGCTGCCCTCGCTGAGCGCCGAGGACCGGGACAGGGTCCGTGCGGCCGCCGAGCAGCGGGGCGCGGTGGCGGGCGccgaggagctgctgcaggccgtGGAGCGGGGGCCCCGCGGCCGCGGCCCGATCCGCGAGTTCCTGCAGGCGCTGGAGTACGGCGGCTGCAGCCTTGCCGCCTGCTACGCCAACCCCAGCCTGAGCCAGCTGCCCTCGCCGGCAGAGGAGGCCGAGCACGACCTCTGCGTGCAcctggtgcagctgctgcacgGCACGCTGGTGGACAGGATGCGCGCCGGGCCGGTGGCCCAGAAATGCCTGCAGATGGAGATCTTCCAGGACGAGGACGTGGAGCGG ATCCAGACTGTTATTGACAATCGTGGGAACAGAGATGGTGCAAGGGAGCTACTGAGCAGAATAGTCCAGAAGAAAGCCTGGTTCTCTCCTTTTTTGATTGCTCTCCGTGAAACCCAACATGAAGACCTTGCAGATGATTTAAGTGGAAATACAGGAG AGAATAAACAAAGTGGGATGGAGCAGACTACGAATGAAGAAACAGAAGTTACAAGCCAACCAGGATACGTCACAGAGGAGAATTtgaaacaggaagaaaatgtgGATGACAGTTCCAGCAGTGAGAACAGTCTGTTGGAAACATCCATAGAAAAGAATTCTGTGATGTCAG AGTCAGATGTCTCCATAGGAGATGGAAGTGTCAGTAGCTTGAATGGAAACCTGGAACAGAGCTGCACTACCAGTGATTCAG ATGAAGATGAAGTGGAGAGGAGAGCCTCACCTGAGCCAGATCTGACCCTGAGAGATTACCAGATGGAAGTTGCCAAGCCAGCATTGAATGGGGAGAATATTATCATATGTCTCCCTACAGGCAGTGGTAAAACCAGAGTGGCTGTTTACATTACCAAAGATCACTTGGATAAGAAGAGAAGAGCATCAGAGCCTGGAAAAGTCATAGTACTTGTTAATAAG GTTCCATTGGTAGAACAGCATTTAAAAAGAGAGTTTAGTCCATTCCTGAAGCGTTGGTATCAGGTTATTGGTTTAAGTGGTGATTCTCGGCTGAAAATCTCATTTCCTGAAGTTGTCAGAAGAAATGATGTCATCATCAGTACAGCACAGATCCTTGAGAATTCACTGTTAAATGCATCCAAGGAAGATGAGGAAAGTGTCCACTTATCAG atttttcccTCATCATCATCGATGAGTGTCATCATACTCAAAAGGAAGGTGTCTACAATAACATAATGAGACGTTActtaaaagaaaagatgaagaaCAGGAAGctggcaaaagaaaacaaaccactgaTCCCACAGCCTCAGATTCTGGGACTTACAGCCTCACCTGGTGTAGGAGGTGCAACATCCTACTCAAAAGCTGAAGAGCATATTCTGAAA ATCTGTGCCAATCTTGATGCATGTAGGATTATGACTGTTGAAGAGCATGCCTCCCAGCTAAAGAATCAGGTGAAGGAGCCATCTAAGAAGACTGTGATTGCAGATGATAAAAAAAGG GATCCATTTAAAGAGAGAATCACTGAGATCATGACAGAAATACAGAACTATTGCCAGCTGCATCCGAAGTCTGAGTTTGGAACTCAGACATATGAACAGTGGGTGatcagagaagagagaagag CTGCGAAAGAAGAAAAACGGAGGGAACGTGTCTGTGCAGAGCACTTGAAGAAATACAATGATGCTCTCCAGATAAATGACACCATCCGAATGGTGGATGCCTACAATCACCTAAATAACTTCTATAAAGAGGAGAAAAGTAAGAAGACAGTAAggagtgatgatgatgatgatgaaccAGCAGTATCAAAACAGGATGAAACAGATGAATTTCTAATAGGTTTATTTCATG caaaaaagaaacagctgaaaGAGTTGACTAGAAatccagaaaatgaaaatgaaaagctgaCGAAGTTGAGAAATACTTTAATGGAGGAGTTCACGAAGACTGAAGAACCTCGAGGAATCATTTTCACAAAGACTCGTCAAAGTGCCTCTGCTCTTTTCCAGTGGATTAAGGACAACCCAAAATTTGAAGAAGTGGGAATTAAGGCCCATTATCTTATTGGCTCTGGACATAAGAGTGAAACGAAGCCCATGACTCAG AATGAGCAAAGGGAAATTATTGATAAATTTCGATGTGGAAATGTAAATTTACTAATTGCTACTACTGTAGCTGAGGAAGGCCTGGACATCAAAGAGTGTAACATCGTTATTCGCTACGGCCTCGTCACCAATGAAATTGCTATGGTGCAG GCTCGCGGTAGAGCTCGAGCTGATGAAAGCACCTATGCTCTTGTGGTTTCAAGTGGCTCAGGGGCTGTTGAACGtgaaaatgttaatatttttcGTGAGAAAATGATGTACAAGGCCATTCAGCGTGTTCAGAAGATGCCAGAGGAAGAGTATTTAAAGAAG ATTCAGATTTTCCAGTCGCAAAGTATAGTGGAAAAACAAATGAAGGTGGTGAGAGATCAGCGCAAGACATACAAGAAAAATCCTTCACTAATAAAATTCTTATGCAAAAATTGCTCCAAGCCGATATGTTCTGGAGAAGACATACAAGTTATTGAAGACATGCATCATGTCAGTGTGAAAAAAGATTTCCA AAGTCTTTATCatacaagagaaaataaaacactgcaaGATAAGCAGGCTGATTACCAGACAAATGGGGAAATTATATGCAAAGACTGTGGACAA GCTTGGGGAAATATGATGGTTCATCGAGGCCTTGACCTGCCTTGTCTAAAGATCAGAAATTTTGTGGTTGTGTTTGCAgacaagaaaacaacaaacaatatttttaagaaatggggAGACCTGCCCATCAGGTTTCCTAGTTTTGATTATGCAGCTCATTGTCCTTCAAGTGATGAAGATTAA